CAAAGAACCCTCGGGCGCCAGGCTGTGGCTGTGCGCGCTCGACAACCTGCAGCTGCACGGCGGCGGCCCTTGCCAACACCTCGGTGCCGTGCGCTTCGACTCCACCGCGCGCGATCAGCAGCGGACGCCACCCATGGCGCTTGAGTTCGCCGACGATATCGATGGCCAACAGCCAGCGCTTGTCCGGATCCCAGCGCGCGACCTTGCCGAGCACGACGCGATCGCGGGTACAGCGGCTAAACTCGGCCATCGCTTCCCGATCGGTCCCTTCGAACTCCTCGGGTGGGAGCCCATTGGGAATCACCAGTGGGTCCACGCCCAAGCTCCACATCCGGTGTCGCATGTACCGGCTCACGGTCGTGATCACTGCGGCCTCCGCCAGCCGAGCCCAATCGATGCGATCAAACCCGCACATGTTGTTCGCATTCCAGAAAATGGTGGCCCGGTGGCGCAGCCCGGCGCAGCGGAGCAACCAGTCGAGGTGCAGAACGGCACTGGCCGTCTGCCATTCCTCGGCCAGAATAAGTGACCGTCGGCCAGGCTCTCGCAGAAAGGGGACGAGGGCTTCTTGCATCAGAAACGGAGGCAAAGACGATGCGAAGTCCCACCTCTTTCCCTCTTCGCCATCGTAAACGCCCCCGGGGTGATAGCGGCTGATCCACTGGCACCACCGATGGAGGTGGACTTGCCGCCTGGTCTCGTGACCGGGCAAATTGGTATCTCCGATATACCAGAGATGGGTGTCGAAGCCGGCCTCGGCAAGCGCCTCGGTCAGGCCGGTGACGCGGCTTGCGAGGCCGCCGGCGCGCGAATAAGCGTCAGGGCCTTCGAAGCAAAGCATATGGACCTGCACCTGTTCCCCGGTGCCGCCGCTCTGCTCAAAAGGGTTCACACCTAGTCCCCTGGAAGACGGTTCTCTTATTTCTGCGGCAAAGTCTTCGTTGACATTTATCACGTTAACGGCCCGGCGTGGAGTGGGGTGGTACCGAGGTCAGGCTTCCGGCCACAGCTCACGCAACGTCTTCGGCAAGATTCCTTTGACATTCTTCACCTCACCTTCGGACACGTGGTGGGCGACAATGACAAAGACCGCACGAACCATTTTCTCGGGGTCGGGAATTGTCACCGCATTCCGGAAGCTGTCGCGTATGCAAGTCAGAAACTCTTGCTTGTTCCATTTGAGCGGCTTTCCAGTCGGGCTCCAGCCCTCGTAATAGAAGCCGCGAACCAACATGGGGAGCTGGGCACCGAGCTGCACCGCCTCTTCCACGGTCAGCCGATCACGGAGGACGTGCAACACCGCCCGCAGCGCATGGTAAGCGAGGTGCCGATCCGTCGAATCCAGTTCCGCCATGATCTCATTGAGCCAGGTGTTTGTCTTGTGGATCGTGGAGTCGAAAACATCGAACCCAGTCATGCCAATAACACCTCTCTTTCCTTCAACGCTGGTGCACCGATCATTCTCCGTGACGCACCGATGCGCACACGACTGAACAGGAGCCTGGCGCCAAACGGTGCAAGCAGCTCGCCAGGCGGCTCGTAGACGCACTGCAGCACTAAAGTGAATCGTCTCACCAGCCCGCGGAAACCTCGATGCCTTTTCTTCTTATGATCGCAAATCGCCCCTCCCAAAGACGGCCACTGCGGCAACCGCAGGGCCTCTGGCGACCGAATTGCTACCGGCAACTACTAGTTAGAGACCGAGAGGAAGGGTATCCTCAGGGTCAGGTTAATGGGGAAATAGCATCGACGAACTTCCGCGAGTGAATGGCCCTTCGTAAGCCGATAGTGAATGGCCCTTCGTAAGCCGATAAGGAGGCGACCATGGGAACGTACGTACTGCTGACAAGGATTTCACCTGAGAGTATGAGCCCGCCGGAAAAGCTCGCCAAGCTCGAGGAGCAGGTACAGAGCTCGATCAAGAGACATTGCCCCCAGGTGAAGTGGCTCTCCAACTACGCGGTGTTGGGGCCCTACGACTACCTCGACATTTTCGAAGCGCCGGATGATCTGACGGCAAGTAAGGTGGCGACAATCGTGCGCTCGTTCGGCCACGCCACCACCGAGACCTGGAACGCCATCCCGTGGGACCGGTTTAAAACCGTGCTCAGCGAGCTGTCCAAGTAGCGGTAACGACAATCGAATCCGCGATGCTGAACCATGGCCAAAGCATCCCGAGCTAACCACCTGGGCCATCCCCATCTCCGTGTCATCGCAGGGGGGATGCACGCCCCGGTCGAGAAGATCGATTGCCCGTCGGCGGGTCGACCCGATGGACGATAAGGAGCGCACGCCAGCGGCCGATCCATTGCGGAGATTGCGTCAAGAGGGCCCTACGCGCATGAACGAGACGAACGTACGCATTCCGGCCGACTCCGCCACGTTGGAGGGAGTGCTGGGCATCCCCGAGGACGTTCAGCGCATCGTCGTGTTTGCGCACGGTAGCGGCAGCAGTCGCCTCAGCCCACGCAACACCTCCGTGGCGCGCGCGCTGCGTGTTGCCGGGATCGCTACCCTGCTTTTCGATTTGCTCACGGAAGAGGAGGCGGAAGACCGGGGCAATGTGTTCGACATGGATTTGCTTGCCCAACGGCTGCGCCGCGCCACCGCCTGGATCCGGACATATCAGCCGACCAAGAACCTGCACGTCGGCTATTTCGGCGCCAGCACTGGCGCCGCTGCAGCACTGATCGCCGCAGCAACCGAGACTGCAATCCGGGCCGTCGTGTCGCGCGGCGGCCGTCCCGACCTGGCGGGTTCCGCACTCCCCAAGGTGAAGGCCCCCACACTGCTCATCGTTGGCGGCAACGATACCCAAGTTCTGCTATTGAACCAGCAAGCCTACGAGCGGCTCACATGCGAGAAGCAATTGGCCATCGTTCCCGGCGCCAGCCATCTCTTCGAAGAACCGGGAACACTGGAGGAGGTCACTCGCCTGGCAACCGATTGGTTCAATCGCCACCTGGTTGGCCCTGCCGGGAAACGGTGAACGGCATGTTCAAGAGTCGAAAAGATGCAGGACGCAAACTGGTCGCGCCGCTATTGCGCTACGCGGACGAGCACCCCGTTGTGCTGGCGCTGCCACGCGGAGGCGTGCCCGTGGCGTACGAGGTCGCCATCGCCCTCGACGCGCCGCTCGACGTCATCGTCGTCCGCAAACTCGGCGCCCCCGGACAGCCAGAACTCGGGATCGGCGCCGTGGTCGATGGCGACCACCCCCAGAGCGTTCTCAATGAAGACGTCATGCGGATGCTCGAGGTCTCGGACGAGTACCTGAGCCGCGAAGTTGCGCTGGAGCTGCAGGAGATCCGCCGCCGCCAGAAGCGCTACAGAAGCGGGCGTCCCCCGGAGCCGATCGCAGGGAGAACGGCGATCATTGTCGATGACGGCATCGCCACGGGGGGGTCGGTCCGCGCCGCAATCCGCGGTGTACGGCAACTGTGTCCCAAACGGCTCGTTCTCGCCGTACCGGTCGCGCCGCCGGAGACCATCGACTCCCTGCGGCCCGAGGTCGACGATCTGGTGTGCCTCAGTATGCCGGCCTTCTTTCAGGCCGTTGGTCAGTTCTACGAGGACTTCCGCCAGACCAGCGACGAGGAAGTGGTCGAACTGCTCGACCGCGCGCGCCAGCAAATGGCCTCAACTCTGAAACCCGGAAGCGGCCAACACCGTTAGTTGCAGGTCTTCGAAAAGTTACGCGTCTTGATTTGTGCGGCAGCGCAAGAGCGTCTAGATTCCAGCGCAGCTTGGTAACTTCTGAAGAGGAGACCTGGAGAACGTTGAAAACGAATGCACGCGCTTTTGTAGGTGGCCGCATCTTGCCGATGGATCCGGCGCTGGGCGAACCGGAGGCTGTCGTAATCGAGAACTCGCGCATTGCTGCCGTTGGGGAACGTGGGCTTATCGCAAGATATCCGGGGATCACGGTCGAGGATCTCGCTGGTCGAATCCTCCTACCCGGCTTCATCGACGCGCATAACCATCACTCCATCGCCGCGCTCCATCCGCTCTGGGCCGACGTCTCCAGCGTGACGAATATCGACGAGCTGCAGCAGCTGTTGGCTCGTCAGGCCGCGCACGAGCCTGAGGCACGTTGGGTGCGGGGCGTGGGTTGGACTGAAACCGTCGCCGGCGTGCTGCCGGACCGGCATGACCTGGACGCCCTCGGCTTCGATCGTCCGGTCATCGTGGCACACTTCAGCCTGCACCAATGTGTCGTCAGCTCGCAGGGGCTGGACGAGTTGCACATCGGGCGCACCACGCCCGACCCGCCCGGCGGAACCATCGTGCGTGATGCCCATGGCGAACCCACCGGCATGTTGATCGAGCGCGCCTGGAGCGAAGCGCATGCCCGGTCGCTCGCGGCCTATCGCGACCCGGAGCGCTGGGCCGATCTCATTGCCGCCCGTGCCCGCGTGCTGCTCCGGGAAGGAATCACCTGCGTGCACGATGCCGCATGCTCACCGGCGGCAGAGGCAATCTACCAAGCCATGGCCAAGGCCGGCACGCTGCCGATTTCCGTCCTCGTCATGCCGCACGCGGAGGCCATTCTCACCAACACCTTTCCCGAGCGCCTCGATGGCCCGCTGACAGGCGAGGGCGATGAACAGGTCCGTGTCGGGCCGGTCAAACTGTTCGCTGACGGCGGCATCGCGCCGGCCATCGACGCCATCACCGCAGGGCAACGGTTCACCCACGGGGTGCAGTTCGGCGACCTGACAGAAAACCTCGTCCGCGCCGTCTCGCGAGGCTTTCGCGTTGCCGTACACGCCATGGGCAACGCCGGGCTCGCCGCGACCCTGGAGGCGTTCACCCGCGCCGCGCGCGTACGGCGCGACGACGATCATCGTTTCCGTGTCGAGCACGCCACCCTCGCCTCCCCCGCGCAGCTCAAAGAGATGGTGGCCCTCGGCGCCATCGGCGTAGTGCAACCGGGCTTCGTGTCCCACATGGGCCAGCTGGTGGAAGGCGTGTCCTTCGATGATGAGATCTGGATGCCGTTCGGCGAGATGGCGCGGATCGGTATCACAGTCGCCGCCTCGTCCGACGATCCGTGTGCGATCTACGAACCCCTGCGCACCTCCGTGCACGGCGTCACCCGCCGCACCGGGTCCGGCAATGTCCTCGGCCCGGAGCAGGCGCTCAGCTATGAGGAGTGGCTGCAAGCTTACACCTCCGGCGCGGCGTACGCCGGAGGGCAGGAACACGAGCGCGGCACGCTGACGCCGGGAAAGCGGGCAGACCTGGTTGTGCTGAATGGCAGGCTCGACCCGATGCACCCTCCGCGTGTGGCACAAACCTGGGTCGGCGGGGAGTTGGTGTACGCCGGCGAGTGAGCCCTACTCGTCGAGCACGAAGGTCACGTTCATGTGCACGCGGTATTCCTTCAGCTTCCCCTTATCGACCTTCCCCTGCACCCGCATGACCTCGAAACCCGTGATGCCACGGATCGTCTTGGTGGCGCGCTTCAAGCCTTCTTGGATGGCACCCTCGATGGAATCGGCGGACGACGCAATGATTTCGCTCACTCGTGCTACGGCCATGGTTGACTCTCCTCTCTTTCCCTTGACGGCCCCATGGTAGCCGAGGTCAGAGGCGGGCACAATGATGCATTGACTTGAATCTTTTTATGTGGTTGACATAGTTGGTATGTCAACAGCATGCATGACCGCGGCACGAGTCGTGACGGTCTCCGTGATGCTTTTCACCCTCGGAGTGACCGGCCCGCTCCACGCCGCGCCGCACAAATCGAACAAGCTGCCGTGCAAACAAGTGCGGAACGCGGTCTGGGCTGGCCACACCTTGGAGCAACTCACCGCCGAATTCGGCACCGACGCTCAGCACATCATGAAGTGCCTGAAGGGCGGCAAGGGCAAGAAGCCTCAGTCAAAGAAGGCAAAAAAGAAGGCACCGGCGGGAACACACGCAGCGAAGCAGCAGTAGCGGTAGCTACCCGGTCGGCTGGGAACTGAGAAATGCCTGCCCTACCGCGGAGGTCAAAAAGATGAGCGGCTCGGTATAGACTTGCGCCGCTTCTGAGTTGCGCCGGGTTTGCAGCCAACCCAACCCATAGAAGCAGCGCAACAGCAGGAAGATCGGCATCTCGTTGAGCTCCTCATCGGACAGGAGCCGTACGCCGCGGTAACCTGCCGCCCAGGCATTGAGGAGATCTGGGTAGAAGTCCTGCCCGTAGTACGGCAGCAGCGCCGATGCCGGGTCGTACAGGTACCAGCCAAAACCGCAGTCATCGAAGTCGATGAGACGGACGCCGTCGTCGCTGACGATCAGGTTCTCGGGCATCAAGTCAGCGTGAATCAGACCGTAACGGTCCGGTCCCTTGCCCCACCGACGCAGCCGCCGGCGCAGCGCCTCGCGGCAGTCGAGCACGAGCGCACGCTGCGCCGCATTGAGGGCCCAGTTCTCCCAGGCCGGCGCGATGATCGGATGCTTGGCATCGAGCAGCGCGGCTTCGTCCCACGCTTGGCGCTCGAAACCTTGGGGCAACGTCCATTGGCCCACCTGCGTATGACACCTGGCGTGTAAGTCGCCGAGCATGCTGAACGAGCCGGCCAGATCATCCTCGCGCGGCGGCTCCCCCTGGATCCATTCCAACATGTCGCACAGGCGCGGCTCGGGCAGCTCGTCGATCCCCACTGTAATCACCAGCGCACCGTGCC
The window above is part of the Candidatus Binatia bacterium genome. Proteins encoded here:
- a CDS encoding glycosyltransferase family 4 protein; this encodes MNPFEQSGGTGEQVQVHMLCFEGPDAYSRAGGLASRVTGLTEALAEAGFDTHLWYIGDTNLPGHETRRQVHLHRWCQWISRYHPGGVYDGEEGKRWDFASSLPPFLMQEALVPFLREPGRRSLILAEEWQTASAVLHLDWLLRCAGLRHRATIFWNANNMCGFDRIDWARLAEAAVITTVSRYMRHRMWSLGVDPLVIPNGLPPEEFEGTDREAMAEFSRCTRDRVVLGKVARWDPDKRWLLAIDIVGELKRHGWRPLLIARGGVEAHGTEVLARAAAVQLQVVERAQPQPGARGFFESLRDIGDADVVSLRSHLTREPRRVLFRGAAAVLANSGVEPFGLVGLEAMAVEGLACTGGTGEDYAVPGWNALVLQSQDPREFVSSFHRLQTSPAEERALRRRGKLTAKQYAWNEIIRRNLVPCLQLASGSGLGSAESARRRAGPKRARHGEPSFVVRRQSGRA
- a CDS encoding DUF2267 domain-containing protein; its protein translation is MGMTGFDVFDSTIHKTNTWLNEIMAELDSTDRHLAYHALRAVLHVLRDRLTVEEAVQLGAQLPMLVRGFYYEGWSPTGKPLKWNKQEFLTCIRDSFRNAVTIPDPEKMVRAVFVIVAHHVSEGEVKNVKGILPKTLRELWPEA
- a CDS encoding GYD domain-containing protein encodes the protein MGTYVLLTRISPESMSPPEKLAKLEEQVQSSIKRHCPQVKWLSNYAVLGPYDYLDIFEAPDDLTASKVATIVRSFGHATTETWNAIPWDRFKTVLSELSK
- a CDS encoding alpha/beta family hydrolase, translated to MNETNVRIPADSATLEGVLGIPEDVQRIVVFAHGSGSSRLSPRNTSVARALRVAGIATLLFDLLTEEEAEDRGNVFDMDLLAQRLRRATAWIRTYQPTKNLHVGYFGASTGAAAALIAAATETAIRAVVSRGGRPDLAGSALPKVKAPTLLIVGGNDTQVLLLNQQAYERLTCEKQLAIVPGASHLFEEPGTLEEVTRLATDWFNRHLVGPAGKR
- a CDS encoding phosphoribosyltransferase, producing MFKSRKDAGRKLVAPLLRYADEHPVVLALPRGGVPVAYEVAIALDAPLDVIVVRKLGAPGQPELGIGAVVDGDHPQSVLNEDVMRMLEVSDEYLSREVALELQEIRRRQKRYRSGRPPEPIAGRTAIIVDDGIATGGSVRAAIRGVRQLCPKRLVLAVPVAPPETIDSLRPEVDDLVCLSMPAFFQAVGQFYEDFRQTSDEEVVELLDRARQQMASTLKPGSGQHR
- a CDS encoding amidohydrolase → MKTNARAFVGGRILPMDPALGEPEAVVIENSRIAAVGERGLIARYPGITVEDLAGRILLPGFIDAHNHHSIAALHPLWADVSSVTNIDELQQLLARQAAHEPEARWVRGVGWTETVAGVLPDRHDLDALGFDRPVIVAHFSLHQCVVSSQGLDELHIGRTTPDPPGGTIVRDAHGEPTGMLIERAWSEAHARSLAAYRDPERWADLIAARARVLLREGITCVHDAACSPAAEAIYQAMAKAGTLPISVLVMPHAEAILTNTFPERLDGPLTGEGDEQVRVGPVKLFADGGIAPAIDAITAGQRFTHGVQFGDLTENLVRAVSRGFRVAVHAMGNAGLAATLEAFTRAARVRRDDDHRFRVEHATLASPAQLKEMVALGAIGVVQPGFVSHMGQLVEGVSFDDEIWMPFGEMARIGITVAASSDDPCAIYEPLRTSVHGVTRRTGSGNVLGPEQALSYEEWLQAYTSGAAYAGGQEHERGTLTPGKRADLVVLNGRLDPMHPPRVAQTWVGGELVYAGE
- a CDS encoding dodecin family protein, which produces MAVARVSEIIASSADSIEGAIQEGLKRATKTIRGITGFEVMRVQGKVDKGKLKEYRVHMNVTFVLDE
- a CDS encoding phosphotransferase codes for the protein MDFFDLPIERQIELARKVAVAALCHYDFPETSELGLLKHRENSVFDVIHPETGKRGVLRVHRTGYQTERSIISELQWMQALGEFGVKTPGVIPSRHGALVITVGIDELPEPRLCDMLEWIQGEPPREDDLAGSFSMLGDLHARCHTQVGQWTLPQGFERQAWDEAALLDAKHPIIAPAWENWALNAAQRALVLDCREALRRRLRRWGKGPDRYGLIHADLMPENLIVSDDGVRLIDFDDCGFGWYLYDPASALLPYYGQDFYPDLLNAWAAGYRGVRLLSDEELNEMPIFLLLRCFYGLGWLQTRRNSEAAQVYTEPLIFLTSAVGQAFLSSQPTG